DNA from Chitinophaga pendula:
TCAGCAGCGATAATGGTGCGCACAGAGAAGGGGGGGCTGACCCGGCCTTCTTCAACAGCGCCGGCAACCTACGCGGATTCAAACGTGACCTCTATGAAGGTGGCATCAAAACCCCCTTCATCGTAAAATGGCCTGGAACAGTAAAACCCGGTAGCCGCACTAACTTCATCGGCGCCTTCTGGGACCTCATGCCCACTCTCGTAGCCATCGCCCACGCTCCAAAACCCCGACACACCGATGGCATCTCCTTCTTACCAACTCTTACAGGCAAAGGCAAACAAACACAACATCCCTACCTGTACTGGGAGTTTCATGAAGATGGCGGTCGCCAGGCCGTACGTATGGGCCGATGGAAAGGCGTAAAGCAAAAAGTAACCGCAGATACCAACGCCCCACTCGAACTCTATGACCTGGAAAAAGATCCTCGGGAACAACATGATATCGCTGCACAACACCCGGATGTCGTAAGGCAACTGAATAATTACATCAGTCAGGCGCATAACGAAAGTCCCATCTTCCCGCTCCTGAAGCAATAGGAACGAATGAGATTTATCAGCCTCGCTTATGATAATCGTCATGTATCGTCCGGACAAACAATCGGACCTTTGCTGCAATGAACAGCTTGATCGCCAACCTGGATATCAACTTCCAACTCACCATACTGGCAGCCATGCTCGAACGCATGCCTGGCCTCGTTGCCGTCAGAGAACAACAGACCGGCCAAATATACTATATCAATAAGACCGGTACCGACCTGCTGGGCACCACCGACCCCCGGCAATTACAAACATTGCTGACAGCCAACCTGTCCGCGCCGCCACCAACCGGCGCCAGGGAAATAGGCGAACGCCGCTGGCGGAATAATAAGGGTACCTGGTTCTCCGGTATACTGGAAGAAATGTCCCTCCGGCATAATGGAAAAGAATACGATTGTATCCGCCTGTCCGATATCCCGGGTGATAAACATTATAAACAACAACTCAATAAAGAACTACAGCGCTTCAGCGCATTGTTTGATTATGCAAGCATCGGTATACTGGTCACCAACAAACAGGGCGAAATCATTACCATCAATGATTTCGCCCTCGAACAGTTCGGTTATTGCCGCGAAGAACTGCTGCTCCGCAAAGTAGAAATACTCATCCCGCAACGGGTACATCATCGTCATGAACAACATCGCGCAAGATATAACGCCAACCCCCAAAGCCGGCCTATGGGCATCGGGCTCGATCTGTACGCCGTACGTAAAGATGGTACCGAATTTCCCGTAGAGATCAGCCTGAGCCACTATACCAACGAAGAAGGAACCTTCGTGATCGCATATGTCAACAACATCACCGAACGGAAAAAAGCAGAAGAAAAAGTAGAAAAACTCAACGACGAACTCGAAGAGATGGTGGAAGAAAGGACCGTACAACTGCGTAATGCCCTGGCAGAACTGGAACTGTCCAAAGAAGAACTGACACTCGCATTGGGAAAAGAAAAAGAACTCAGCGAACTCAAATCCCGATTCGTCTCCATGGCTTCCCACGAATTCCGTACCCCCCTCAGCACCATCCTCTCCTCCGCATTCCTTGTCAAGCAATATGCGGCAGAAGAAGACCAACCCAAACGAAATAAACATATACAACGTATCGTCACCTCCGTCAACCTGCTCACCGACATATTGAACGATTTCCTGTCCGTTGGCAGAATAGAAGAAGGCAAGATACAGGTACGCCCCGTCTCTTTCGATATCGCCGAACATATCAACACCATCATACAGGAAATGCAGGGCATGGTCAAAGAAGGACAGGATATCCTGTACCAGCACAATGGCCCGGCCTTGCTCTACTCAGATCCCTCGCTCCTCAGACATATCATCATGAACCTCCTGGGAAATGCCCTGAAGTTCTCTCCTAAACATACGGCCATCAACGTTAGTACTTCACTCGAACAGGAACACTTTGCACTGGTCGTTAAAGACCTGGGCATCGGTATGTCCCCCGAAGATCAGCAACACCTATTCGAACGTTTCTACAGGGGCGCCAATGTAAGCAACATACAGGGCACCGGACTGGGACTGCACATCGTAAAGAAATACAGTGAACTGCTCCACGGCCGTATCACCTGCCAAAGCCAACTGGGAAGCGGTACTACCTTCACCGTCCGTTTTAATACCAACCACAGCACAGATAGCACCAACAATACAATATGAAAACGATCCTCATCATAGAAGATAATACCGAAATAAGAGAGAATGCAGCAGAAATACTGGAACTGGCCGGATACCGCGTATGCACCGCAGAGAATGGAAAAGCAGGAGTGGAGCTGGCACTCGAAGAGCATCCGGACCTCATCGTATGCGATATCATGATGCCTGTACTCGACGGTTTCGGTGTATTACATATGTTACAACGCAATCCCGCTTCACAAGACATGCCCTTCATCTTCCTTACCGCCAAAACAGAAAGGAGCGACTTCCGCAAAGGCATGGAAATGGGAGCCGATGACTATATCACCAAACCATTCAGTGGTACAGAATTGCTACATGCCATTGAATCCCGGTTGAAGAAAACCTCCTTACGCCGCCAAGTAGCTGCAGAGGGAATAGATGGTGTCAATAAATTGTGGCAACAGGCTACCGGCCGTGACTCCCTCCGCACACTGTCCGAAGGCCGGGATACCAATAAATACAAAAAGAAACAGGTCATCTATGCAGAAGGGAATCATCCCATCAGGTTGTTCTACGTACAAAAAGGAAAGGTGAAAACCTTCAAACGGAATGATGATGGTAAAGAACTGGTAACCGAATTATATAATGAAGGAGACTTCCTGGGGCATATCGCACTATTAGAAGGTACTGTATATAAGGAGACCGCAGAAGCAATGGAAGAATCCGAAATCGCTGTCATTCCCCGGGAAGAATTCGAAGCGCTGATCACCAACAATCACGACGTAGCCGTTCAGTTTATTCGCATGCTGGCAGGAAACGTCACTGCAAAAGAAAAACAACTGCTGGGCCTCGCCTATAACTCCCTCCGTAAAAAAGTGGCAGAAGCCCTCATCCATCTGCACAGGAAATATAGCCGGGAAGAACAACAGCCATTCGCCATTGATATCAGCAGGGATAACCTGGCTGCCATAGCAGGTACCGCAACAGAATCACTGATACGTACACTGGGAGACTTCAGAGAGGAAAAACTGATCAACATTAAAGATGGAATGATCCTGATAATGAACGAAGAAAAATTACGCAAGCTGTTATATTAACAGCTGTATCGCCTGTAGATAATCGTTAAACTCCCGGGTCAGCTTCTCCGCACTCTCTTGTATAATAATAAAACGCACACCCAGCCGGTTCTGCTGCTCAGCGATCTTATGAAGGGAGAAACGATGCACATGTTCCGCTTGCTCCAGGGTATATAACTGCTCCCGGATCTCATGCCGCAACAGGATGATATGCTCGTCCATCTTCAAAAAGCGGGTCTGGAAATTCTCCAGCTCCTCCAACTGCCCTTCAGGCTGCCGTCCTCCCTTTAGCTGGTTGGCCAGCGTCGTCTTGGAATGAATGTTCTCGTCTTCCAGCTGCTTCAGCTGATGTTTCCAGGACACATTTTCCGCTATCAATTGTGTCAGTTTTCCGTTTGCCATCACTCGTAAATATTTTATCCTCACAAATTACGCCAGCCGTCAAAACGAGAGTATGACAAGGATCAGCAGCCTCGTTGATCCTTGTCAGCCTACGCTCTTGTCAGGATTATATAACAAAAGTAACCCACCGGTCCTACTGGTAAAATGACGCACATCAGCAACAGGTATGAGTACTGTCAGGCGATCACCTAAGCCGGAAATACTGTCGCAACAGTGCAGTCCCCGCCATACATAAATAGCACTATGAACAATCTGTTTTAATACTTATATTTGAATAGTGATACACCGCCTCCTTGCTCCGGGCATGTATCCCTCACAATAACCGGCCGTAAAACGGCAACATAACGTTACCTCCATTCCTCCCCGTTCAGATAGGGCACTACCACCGTCCTGTTATCACAATTATATCACTATTAAAACCCCACGTTCAATTATGAAAGGCCTATTCTCTTGGGTCATAGCCCTCGCTATGTGTCCCCTGTCCACGTACGCCCAGACTGCCGTAAAAGTAGGAGCCGGCAGCTACGCATCATTCCCTCCCGCATCGGAAAATATCGACTGGAACAACGACGGCCAGGGCGATCTCTATCCCTTCGTCTTCAATAACCCCATCTACGTCGCAGAAAACAAAAAAGGAAAACCCATCCCCACCAACGATTGGTGGACAGACCTTATCATCGAACGCTATGGCGGCCTGCTATGGGCATACCCCCTCGTAGCCGATCCCGAACCCGATGGCGCCAGGGTCTATTTCCCCAATAGCTTCGTCCCCGATGGATCCAATATGGCTTATGGCGGATACATGAAGATAGGCGCCGCCGGATACACCCCCGATAAAGCCATCGCCAAAGATTGGTCCGACTGGGCCGTAGTAATGGGTATGCCCGATAGCATACACAATAAGAATATCGACTATACCATCGCACATGGTATTCCCTTCATCTGGGCACAAAGTCAGGGTGTCAACCCCGAATTCTCCTTCGAAAAAGGTGCTTCCTACCTCACGGAAACAGGGGCCCCCGTACAGTTCCCCACCACCCGCTCTTTCGTAGTTCGCACCGACGGCAGATACCTGGGTATCCACCTCGATGGTACCAGCAGGGCCGAAATACAGGGACAGCAATTCGTACAGATCGACCTCGGTAGCGTTCAACCCATCACCTCCGTACAACTCAACTGGGAAGCAGCCTTCGCCTCCGGTTATGCCATACAGGTATCGGCCAATAACACCTCCTGGAATACCGTCTTTGCTACCACCACCGGCGATGGTAACCTCGATAACATCTCCCTCAATACCTCCGGCAGATATGTACGGCTCCAACTCGCCGAAAGAGGTACCATCTTCGCCTACTCCCTCTGGGAAATGTCCGTACTCAACGGCAATACCGTATTGTCTGTCAATAAACCCATACAGGTATCTTCTGTACAAGCCCCCTTCGCCGCCGCCAACGTCAATGATGGCAATACCGGCACTCGATGGGCTTCCGACGGCAGCCAGCAGGAAAGACTCGTACTCAATACCAATAATGGAAATACCTACTTTGTCATATCCGCACTTCCTGCCCCCCAACAGCTTACCACCTACGAAACATACGCATTCAACAGACCGGTCAACACACAGGTAACATACGACTACAACGCCGGCGCCGGGAAAGTATACGTCAACTGGAACGTGACAACCGCCAACCTCAAAGGGCAACCGGCCGGCCCTACTATCCAGGGATTCCTGCCGCATCTCTACCAGAATACCACCCATAGTGTGGCCTTCATGCCATATGATTATGTATCCCCACGCGGTAAGCTCAGGACTGCAACAGGCAATAGCTTCGCATTCACCTACAACTTCAACGGCATACTGCCTAACTACACCGCTCCCTATCGTAACGCAGCAGATGCCAGTCCCTACAACGCGAACGCCATGTTCGACCTCCTGACTAAATTCTCTAAAAAACAAGGCTACGGCGGTGATACCTACTGGGGTGGAAAAGACCTGGTCAACTACGCCAAGTACACACTCATGGCCAAAGAACTCAACCACCAGTCCTACCAGGCCCTTAAAACCAAAACCCGCGAAGCCTTAGTCAACTGGCTGACCTATACACCAGGAGAACAAGAGAAGTTTTTCGCCCGCTATGACCGCTGGGGAGCTATCGTCGGCTTCAACGAATCCTATGGCTCCGCCCAGTTTACCGACAACCATTTCCACTATGGTTACCTCATACTGGCTTGTGCCCTTTATGGTATGACCGATCCCGATTTTGTTACCCAGTATAAAGACATGATCAAACTGGTGGCAAAACAATATGCCAACTGGGATCGTAACGACAACTTCCTGCCTTTCTTCCGCACCTTCGATCCTTGGATCGGCCATAGCTACGCCGGAGGCACCAGCTCCTCCACCGGCAATAACCAGGAATCCACCTCCGAAGCCATGCAGTCCTGGATCGGTCTGTTCCTCTTCGGTGACCTCATCGACGACGAAGCCATCCGCGATGCCGGCGCCTTCGGCTACATCAGCGAAGCATACGCTACCCTCGAATACTGGTTCGACTGGAAAGAACGCAACCTCCCACCGGCATATGCCCACAACGTAGTAGGCATACTGTCCAATCAGGGCTTCGCATATGGTACCTACTTCAGCGCAAGCCCCGTACACATCCATGGTATCCAGTACCTGCCGGTAAACCCTGGTTTCAGATATCTGGCAATAGACAGCACCTGGGCCAAACGAGAATACAGCGACATGCTCCGCGAATCCGCCGCCATCGATGGCCATACTAGCGAACTGGATTTCGGCGACGACTGGGCACATGTTGCACTTGGTTTCCGCCAGCTCTTCGACCCGCGCTATGTGACCGCCTTCATGGCTGCCAACCTCCAGCTGCCACCGGCAAATCCTAAATACATCATGGATTACGAAGTGGCCGGCATGACCTACTACTACGCCCATGCTAACCAGAACTTGGGCGCCTTCTCCAATAATTTCCGGACTAACTTCCCCTCCAGCAGCGTCTTCGAACGAAATGGCAACTTTAGCTATGCCGTGGCATACAACCCCACCGGCGCCGCTAAGACCTGTATCATTTACAACGCAGCTGGCGCCCAGGTAGCTTCTTTCTCCGTACCTGCCCGCACCCTGTTAACCTATCCTACATTGCCCTCCTCCGGTCAGCAACCTACCGGCTGCTATGGAGTAAGCCCGGTAAAAGCATCTGCCACCTCCGGCAATCCCGATGCTGCCATCGATGGCAACGCTGGCTCCCGATGGGAAAGCCTGTTCACCGATCCGCAATTACTTACCGTAGATCTGGGCGTACTCACCTCCGTCAACAAGATCACCTTGTCCTGGGAAGTAGCCAACGCCAAAAGCTACTACCTCCTCGGCAGCCGCGATAGCACACGCTGGGATACCATCGCCGTCCGTACAAATATGCCCACCGGCAATCGTACCGACCTCACAGATAACCTCAACGGCACCTGGCGCTATATCCGGATGCAGGGCGTCAGCCGTAATACCCCCTGGGGCTATTCTCTCTACGAACTGGAGATTTGTGGAAAAGCGGCCGCTAACACGGAAGCAAGAGAAATAATCGCCGCACCGGCAGAAGATAACCTGGAACGGAAATGGACACCGGAAAACAATACCGCCATCTATCCTAATCCCGCCAGGAACTGGATCAGGGTTAACACACCAAATCGTACAGTATACACCATCACCGACCTCAACGGCCGCCGGGTACAAGCCGGCCGACTCGAAGCAGGCGCCACCACCGTCGATATATCCACACTCAAAGATGGCATATACCTTATCCGTACAGACAATGGTACCACGAAACTGATCGTCGCACCACACCAGCAATAACCCCTTCCCAGGCTCCCGGACATTCCGGGAGCCTGCTCCTTTTTATGCGTATATATCATTAGCTTTGGTACCGGCTATGTAAATGAAGCTCCATGTCACAGACTAACGGACATACAGGAAAAGTATTGCTGTTCAACCACCTGGTAGATCAGTATCACTATATGGGACTTCCCGTCGATATCATCGACGAAAAGAATGCTTTTACCATTCACAACATCGCCGACGTACACCACAAACTGCCCTATCGCTCCGAAGTATACCGCGTCAACTTCTACTCTTTCGTATTCGTAAAAAATGGACAGGGGAGATACACCGCCGACGATAAACAATTCAATACCACACCCGGTACTATCTATTTTACCAACCCGGGCCATTTCAAATCCTTCGAATGGAAAACGCTGAAAGAAGTCTACCTGGTCACCCTTAATGAAGCATTCCTCAAAGAGAACGTGCACCCAAACATCTTCCGCGAATTCCCCTTCCTGCTGGCAGAAACCGTACCCCCACGCACATTGCCGCTCGAAGCATTTGCAGAGTTCGAAGAGCTGTACCTGCAGATAGAAAAAGCCTACCACTCTTCCTCTCCCTACAAATACCGCATCATCGGCAGCCTGTTTGTAGTAATACTGCTAAGGATCAAAGAATACTTCTGGGAAGATTATAACCCGATCTATGAAGGGAACAGAAGCTCCCAGATCGTCAAACAATTCAAACGAAATCTGGAAGAACACTACCGCGACCTCGTTGCCGGCAAAGTAGATAAACCTTATCGTGCACAGGACTATGCTAGGTTACAACATCTGCATCCGACCTACCTCAGCAATGTCATAAAAAGCAAAACAGGCAAACCCATCGCCACCTGGATCAGCGAAAAAACAGTGGTCGAAGCCAGCGCCTTACTACAACACGCCGCATTGTCCGTCAAGGAGATAGCCGACCGCCTCGGCTTCACCGAAGCGGCTCACTTCAGTAACTATTATAAGAAATATACCGGCTTCACCCCACTGGCCTATCGCAAACAACAAAAGACCGAACCTTAAATATTTGTAATTAATACTGTAATAAACGTACTTTTTTGCGACGCCTTCATGCCACCTTTGTATTGTCATTAAACACACAAAAACAAATGTAGTATGAGCAACTTAAATGGAAAAGTGATTATCGTAACCGGCTCCTCAAGAGGTATCGGTGCCACCATCGCCACCCAACTAGCCGCCGCTGGTGCCAACGTGATCGTAAACTATGCCGGCGGACAGGCAGCTGCAGAACAGGTAGTAGCAGACATCACCGCCGCCGGAGGCAACGCCATTGCCGTACAAGCCGATGTCAGCAAACCCACCGATGCCGAAAAATTATTCGACGCCGCTATTGATAAATATGGCAAAGTAGATGTCCTCCTCAACAACGCAGGTATCATGATCATCAAACCGCTAAAAGATACTACCGATGAAGACTTCGATCGCCAGTTCGCGATCAATGTAAAAGGCACCTTCAATACCTTACGCATAGCAGCTACCCGCCTGGCAGATAATGGTACCATTATCAACTTCGCGACCTCTGTCAGCCGCCTCATGGTGCCAGGATATGCCACCTATGGCGCCACCAAAGCAGCGGTAGAACAATTCACCCGCGTATTCGCTAAAGAACTGGGGCCCAGAGGTATCAATGTCAATACCGTTTCTCCTGGCCCGACCAACACAGAACTATTCACCAATGGTAAATCCGAAGAAACCATCCAGCGCCTCGCCGCTCAATCTGCCTTTAATCGTATAGGCGATCCAGATGATATCGCCAAAGTAGTGACCTTCCTCGTCAGCGATGATGCTAAATGGATCAGTGGCCAGAATATCGGCGTCAATGGTGCTATGGCATAATGCCTGGCCCCTCTTTCCCCTCATAAAATATATATACATGATGGATGTCCTGGCTAAAGAGATCGGTCATAGAGGCGTTACCGTTAACACTATCATTCCGTTCGCCGTCGATCACGCCGGTATATTTACTGACCCCGACGCCTATCCGGAACTACGCAACCAACTACTCGATAGCTGCCCCATGGGCCGCCTCGCAGAAGTAGAAGACGTTCCCAATATAGCTGAATTCTTCGCCAGCGACCTGTCCTCTTTCGTGTCTGGACAACATCAGCTCGTCAATGGCGCGGCCACCAATTAATGATTACATAATATTCAGGAAACAAAGCACCACAGCGGACGCCACCGTGCGCCCGCTGTAGTATAACAGTAGACTGCCGTCATTGGCATAATGACACTAACGATAAATAATCGTATTTTTACCTTTCACAATGGGGACGACTGTACTCCCCGGGTTAGCCTGAAGTAGCAACTGTTCATATGTTGATACATGAATGTTTGCTTATAGAAGAAAGTGTTTGATGCCTTATTGATACATAATCGTTATGTCTACCGTTAGAATGAAAAAGTATAATCCTCATCCCGCGTTGAGGGAATACATCTCTTATGTCACTATCTACCGTCCCGATTTTACCGCCGGGGCACTCTCGAATATTTATAGGTTCGTTCCCACTCATCAGCGATATATGATGTTTTACCTCGACGATCCCATCAAAATATTAAGAGAATCACAGGGCAATACCTACGATACCAGACCTACCAGCGTCAGCGTTGGCCCACTGGATAAGTCCGTAACACTTGACATGGGTAGCAAACACCTCGCTATAGGCGTAGCATTCACTCCCAGCGGTATGTTCCGTCTCTTCAATATCCCACTCCCCGAAATGTACGACCTCGACGTCGATACCACCCTGATACTGGGTAATGAAATTGAAGAACTCAATAACCGCCTCCGCGATTCCATGGAAGACTGGGACAACATGTTCCTCATCCTCCAACAATATCTCCTTCGTAAACTTGATCGCCTCAAACCTTGCCTGCCCATCGATATGGCGATCGCCGAACTGGTAGATACCGGCGGTAATGCCGCTATCGATCATATCGCCAACCTGTCCTGTCTGAGCAATCGCCAGTTCGAACGCAAATGCCTGGAAAGACTAGGCATGCCACCCAAACAATACGCCCGGCTCGTCCGCTTCGGCAGAGCCTATAAACTAAAAGAGTTTCATCCGGAACTCACCTGGACCGCCATCGCACACCGAAGCGGATACTATGATCAGATGCACTTCATCCGCGACTTCAAAAAATTCGCCGGTATCACACCTTC
Protein-coding regions in this window:
- a CDS encoding AraC family transcriptional regulator codes for the protein MSTVRMKKYNPHPALREYISYVTIYRPDFTAGALSNIYRFVPTHQRYMMFYLDDPIKILRESQGNTYDTRPTSVSVGPLDKSVTLDMGSKHLAIGVAFTPSGMFRLFNIPLPEMYDLDVDTTLILGNEIEELNNRLRDSMEDWDNMFLILQQYLLRKLDRLKPCLPIDMAIAELVDTGGNAAIDHIANLSCLSNRQFERKCLERLGMPPKQYARLVRFGRAYKLKEFHPELTWTAIAHRSGYYDQMHFIRDFKKFAGITPSFIHEEELMNTIRLHRLIE
- a CDS encoding PAS domain-containing sensor histidine kinase, encoding MNSLIANLDINFQLTILAAMLERMPGLVAVREQQTGQIYYINKTGTDLLGTTDPRQLQTLLTANLSAPPPTGAREIGERRWRNNKGTWFSGILEEMSLRHNGKEYDCIRLSDIPGDKHYKQQLNKELQRFSALFDYASIGILVTNKQGEIITINDFALEQFGYCREELLLRKVEILIPQRVHHRHEQHRARYNANPQSRPMGIGLDLYAVRKDGTEFPVEISLSHYTNEEGTFVIAYVNNITERKKAEEKVEKLNDELEEMVEERTVQLRNALAELELSKEELTLALGKEKELSELKSRFVSMASHEFRTPLSTILSSAFLVKQYAAEEDQPKRNKHIQRIVTSVNLLTDILNDFLSVGRIEEGKIQVRPVSFDIAEHINTIIQEMQGMVKEGQDILYQHNGPALLYSDPSLLRHIIMNLLGNALKFSPKHTAINVSTSLEQEHFALVVKDLGIGMSPEDQQHLFERFYRGANVSNIQGTGLGLHIVKKYSELLHGRITCQSQLGSGTTFTVRFNTNHSTDSTNNTI
- a CDS encoding SDR family oxidoreductase, whose amino-acid sequence is MSNLNGKVIIVTGSSRGIGATIATQLAAAGANVIVNYAGGQAAAEQVVADITAAGGNAIAVQADVSKPTDAEKLFDAAIDKYGKVDVLLNNAGIMIIKPLKDTTDEDFDRQFAINVKGTFNTLRIAATRLADNGTIINFATSVSRLMVPGYATYGATKAAVEQFTRVFAKELGPRGINVNTVSPGPTNTELFTNGKSEETIQRLAAQSAFNRIGDPDDIAKVVTFLVSDDAKWISGQNIGVNGAMA
- a CDS encoding SDR family oxidoreductase, which produces MMDVLAKEIGHRGVTVNTIIPFAVDHAGIFTDPDAYPELRNQLLDSCPMGRLAEVEDVPNIAEFFASDLSSFVSGQHQLVNGAATN
- a CDS encoding AraC family transcriptional regulator; its protein translation is MSQTNGHTGKVLLFNHLVDQYHYMGLPVDIIDEKNAFTIHNIADVHHKLPYRSEVYRVNFYSFVFVKNGQGRYTADDKQFNTTPGTIYFTNPGHFKSFEWKTLKEVYLVTLNEAFLKENVHPNIFREFPFLLAETVPPRTLPLEAFAEFEELYLQIEKAYHSSSPYKYRIIGSLFVVILLRIKEYFWEDYNPIYEGNRSSQIVKQFKRNLEEHYRDLVAGKVDKPYRAQDYARLQHLHPTYLSNVIKSKTGKPIATWISEKTVVEASALLQHAALSVKEIADRLGFTEAAHFSNYYKKYTGFTPLAYRKQQKTEP
- a CDS encoding glycosyl hydrolase, whose product is MKGLFSWVIALAMCPLSTYAQTAVKVGAGSYASFPPASENIDWNNDGQGDLYPFVFNNPIYVAENKKGKPIPTNDWWTDLIIERYGGLLWAYPLVADPEPDGARVYFPNSFVPDGSNMAYGGYMKIGAAGYTPDKAIAKDWSDWAVVMGMPDSIHNKNIDYTIAHGIPFIWAQSQGVNPEFSFEKGASYLTETGAPVQFPTTRSFVVRTDGRYLGIHLDGTSRAEIQGQQFVQIDLGSVQPITSVQLNWEAAFASGYAIQVSANNTSWNTVFATTTGDGNLDNISLNTSGRYVRLQLAERGTIFAYSLWEMSVLNGNTVLSVNKPIQVSSVQAPFAAANVNDGNTGTRWASDGSQQERLVLNTNNGNTYFVISALPAPQQLTTYETYAFNRPVNTQVTYDYNAGAGKVYVNWNVTTANLKGQPAGPTIQGFLPHLYQNTTHSVAFMPYDYVSPRGKLRTATGNSFAFTYNFNGILPNYTAPYRNAADASPYNANAMFDLLTKFSKKQGYGGDTYWGGKDLVNYAKYTLMAKELNHQSYQALKTKTREALVNWLTYTPGEQEKFFARYDRWGAIVGFNESYGSAQFTDNHFHYGYLILACALYGMTDPDFVTQYKDMIKLVAKQYANWDRNDNFLPFFRTFDPWIGHSYAGGTSSSTGNNQESTSEAMQSWIGLFLFGDLIDDEAIRDAGAFGYISEAYATLEYWFDWKERNLPPAYAHNVVGILSNQGFAYGTYFSASPVHIHGIQYLPVNPGFRYLAIDSTWAKREYSDMLRESAAIDGHTSELDFGDDWAHVALGFRQLFDPRYVTAFMAANLQLPPANPKYIMDYEVAGMTYYYAHANQNLGAFSNNFRTNFPSSSVFERNGNFSYAVAYNPTGAAKTCIIYNAAGAQVASFSVPARTLLTYPTLPSSGQQPTGCYGVSPVKASATSGNPDAAIDGNAGSRWESLFTDPQLLTVDLGVLTSVNKITLSWEVANAKSYYLLGSRDSTRWDTIAVRTNMPTGNRTDLTDNLNGTWRYIRMQGVSRNTPWGYSLYELEICGKAAANTEAREIIAAPAEDNLERKWTPENNTAIYPNPARNWIRVNTPNRTVYTITDLNGRRVQAGRLEAGATTVDISTLKDGIYLIRTDNGTTKLIVAPHQQ
- a CDS encoding response regulator, translated to MKTILIIEDNTEIRENAAEILELAGYRVCTAENGKAGVELALEEHPDLIVCDIMMPVLDGFGVLHMLQRNPASQDMPFIFLTAKTERSDFRKGMEMGADDYITKPFSGTELLHAIESRLKKTSLRRQVAAEGIDGVNKLWQQATGRDSLRTLSEGRDTNKYKKKQVIYAEGNHPIRLFYVQKGKVKTFKRNDDGKELVTELYNEGDFLGHIALLEGTVYKETAEAMEESEIAVIPREEFEALITNNHDVAVQFIRMLAGNVTAKEKQLLGLAYNSLRKKVAEALIHLHRKYSREEQQPFAIDISRDNLAAIAGTATESLIRTLGDFREEKLINIKDGMILIMNEEKLRKLLY